Proteins encoded in a region of the Tumebacillus sp. BK434 genome:
- a CDS encoding DUF2634 domain-containing protein, which produces MSIMPQFPALDNAFDLDAAGQAAANTGNNPVFDYQRGEFVFTATGRVAVSEGLESLKHWAKKALLTARDRFLVYTTQYGNEAHELIGIDLPDEILFMELQRNITEALIYDARVTACTDFRFERLADRVMCDFTLITPLGAEAMQYTLEVS; this is translated from the coding sequence ATGAGCATCATGCCACAATTTCCTGCGCTGGACAACGCGTTTGACCTCGACGCGGCCGGGCAGGCAGCCGCAAACACGGGCAACAACCCGGTGTTTGATTATCAACGAGGCGAGTTCGTGTTCACCGCGACCGGACGAGTGGCGGTGTCCGAGGGGCTGGAGAGCCTGAAGCACTGGGCGAAAAAAGCGCTGCTCACCGCCCGCGACCGCTTTCTGGTCTATACGACCCAGTACGGCAACGAGGCACACGAACTGATCGGGATCGATCTGCCCGATGAGATTTTGTTTATGGAGCTGCAGCGCAACATCACCGAAGCGCTGATCTATGACGCGCGGGTGACAGCCTGCACCGATTTTCGCTTTGAGCGTCTGGCGGACCGCGTGATGTGCGACTTCACGCTGATCACGCCGCTTGGCGCCGAGGCGATGCAGTATACATTGGAGGTGAGCTAG
- a CDS encoding baseplate J/gp47 family protein produces MSEKDLSAVFPYQDQTEEAIRRRMLSAVDPSWDQSEGSFIWDSLSPAAIEFALAYIRAKEVLQWGFATTTFGPYLDARGAERGIFRRPAQKAVGEVTVEGAAGVYIPEGTMFATEADELSDENLQYFVTTADGTIPGNKTLTLPVACTKEGSTGNVLPQKITIAVSKISGLTKIDNADAMSGGVDEETDEAFLNRYLKHVRNPGASGNIADYIRWAQEADASVGKVQVSPIAGQPGHVQVLLVDLEDRPATAGLIKKVQDYIDPNSAGGGAGMAPIGAKIHVETPTQLVLSLRLRLTVIRGYEEAGVKRAVVQNISKYLRTLVLNPEDRFVRLSKVGQAIMMTEGVQDFDQLTMAVDGVPVTQNLEIAADAMVVLAEANVEWLQAGE; encoded by the coding sequence ATGAGTGAAAAAGATCTGTCGGCCGTATTTCCCTATCAGGATCAGACGGAGGAAGCGATTCGCCGGCGGATGCTGTCGGCGGTCGATCCTTCGTGGGACCAGTCGGAAGGCAGCTTCATCTGGGATTCGCTGTCGCCGGCCGCCATCGAGTTTGCGCTCGCCTACATCCGGGCCAAGGAAGTGCTGCAGTGGGGCTTTGCCACCACCACTTTCGGCCCGTACCTCGACGCGCGCGGCGCAGAGCGCGGGATCTTTCGCCGCCCGGCCCAGAAAGCGGTAGGTGAAGTAACGGTGGAAGGCGCAGCGGGCGTCTACATCCCCGAAGGCACGATGTTCGCCACAGAAGCGGACGAGCTGAGCGATGAGAACCTGCAGTATTTCGTGACGACCGCAGACGGCACGATTCCGGGCAACAAAACGCTGACGCTGCCTGTGGCATGCACGAAAGAGGGGAGCACCGGCAACGTGCTGCCCCAAAAGATCACCATCGCCGTCAGCAAGATTTCCGGTCTGACCAAGATCGACAATGCCGACGCGATGAGCGGAGGGGTGGATGAAGAGACGGATGAGGCCTTTTTGAACCGCTATCTGAAGCATGTGCGCAACCCTGGCGCGTCGGGCAACATCGCGGACTACATCCGCTGGGCGCAAGAGGCGGACGCTTCGGTCGGCAAAGTGCAAGTGAGTCCGATTGCAGGTCAGCCTGGCCACGTGCAAGTCTTGCTCGTCGATTTGGAAGATCGGCCGGCCACTGCCGGGCTGATCAAAAAAGTGCAGGACTACATCGATCCGAACAGCGCGGGCGGCGGCGCGGGCATGGCGCCGATCGGAGCGAAGATTCATGTCGAGACGCCGACGCAGTTGGTGCTGTCGCTCCGCCTCCGACTGACCGTCATTCGCGGGTACGAGGAAGCCGGGGTGAAGCGGGCGGTGGTGCAAAACATCTCCAAATACTTGCGCACGCTCGTGCTCAACCCGGAGGATCGCTTCGTTCGCCTGTCCAAAGTGGGGCAGGCGATCATGATGACCGAAGGCGTGCAGGACTTTGACCAGTTGACGATGGCGGTCGACGGCGTGCCGGTCACACAAAACTTGGAGATCGCGGCCGATGCGATGGTCGTGCTTGCGGAAGCGAACGTCGAATGGCTGCAGGCAGGTGAGTGA